From a region of the Sesamum indicum cultivar Zhongzhi No. 13 linkage group LG3, S_indicum_v1.0, whole genome shotgun sequence genome:
- the LOC105157041 gene encoding gibberellin-regulated protein 4-like produces the protein MAMANKLTALILLLAFIAISTLTSTVAAQYHLDRNRYGPGSLKIYQCPSECARRCKQTQYKKACLTFCNKCCNKCLCVPPGYYGNKAVCPCYNNWKTKEGGPKCP, from the exons ATGGCGATGGCTAATAAGCTCACTGCTCTCATTCTGCTTCTGGCATTCATCGCCATCTCCACTCTCACCTCCACTGTGGCTGCTCAATACCACCTTGACAGG AATCGGTATGGTCCAGGCAGCCTGAAGATCTACC AATGCCCGTCGGAGTGTGCGAGAAGGTGCAAGCAAACACAGTACAAGAAGGCGTGTTTGACGTTCTGCAACAAATGCTGCAACAAGTGCCTGTGCGTTCCCCCTGGCTACTACGGCAACAAAGCCGTCTGCCCTTGCTACAACAACTGGAAGACTAAGGAAGGAGGGCCAAAATGCCCTTGA